TGACAGATGTGGTTATGAGACACGACGTGCCTGACATTGGTACAATGTCTGAACAGTTTCCGCATTTGATTTTCCACAATTTTGAAACCCAGCTCGGCAAGAGAACAATGAACATTTTGAAGTATCTATACCCGGTTCCTAAAGAAGACAGCAAGAGAGTcatttcttttgccaatcatgATGACTATATATCGTTTAGACACCATACATACAAAACGGtaagaatttattttgattaatatgagtacttttatttcagttatttaacGACAATATTTTTAGGTGGATGGTAACAAAATTGAAATGAGTGAAGTTGGTCCACGTTTTCAATTGAAACTTTACCAAATAAAATTGGGAACCTTAGAATCAGCTGACACCGCAGATACAGAATGGATGCTAAGACCTTTCATGAACACTGCATCCAAGCGACGATTTCTATCATTAAATGATGGATGGGCTCAAGATGacacaattttttcttaaatagtgATTGTttgatttgtaaataaaaaaatatacctaaattaaaaactttttgttgtatgttaatttaattattttacaagttacaatactAAGGACCAGTTGTACCATCTCCGATTAAAGTTAACCCGAGTTTAATCAGCctaatttgcccggttaaatatctgtcatcagctgattaagcataatcgaagtttaaccatATGCGGTACAACTGGTGGCCCTAAGCTTTCCATCATGTGTGTACAAATTGTAGAGAAAAAttacgaattattaaataattataggacagtactagaaaaaaaatgttattgctaaacaaattttaagtacctattatgattTGCTCACAAGagattaaaaatttcaataataataatacaaatcctGCACCAATTTCtccatgattttaattttatattattaaatattaatcaatgtgataaataataatagtagctaCTAgctatgacaaaatatttttatagctgCGATTTTATGATAGGCAGAGATTTGGGTCTAACTTTAGGGGGAGGaggtgtatattttttaaaataaagctaatactaattaaataagcaaatacaattttagtataaGTCCTCCccgtaatattttaaacatttttgttccatttgtatgaatacatttttgcaataaacaataagtacataaaacataaatgtcaaatgttttaatgttttataaaataatcaaacataatactATTTCTATAACTGCAGAATTTAActgtctataatatatctatattttatatgaccGTCGTCTATCAGGTAGCAAAAATTAACTACTTTTAagcaatattcatatttttttaatgaaaatcagTTACATACTACAGCTACATGCCTATAAAGCTATACTGCTAAAAATATaccaactttaaaaataataataaaaaaataaaaatgtttcaatgaGGATGCAAATATTGTGAATTCATAAcagcttaaaaaaattgattttgtcatgTTATAAGactaataaaagttataatactcACTATACATATAGACGTAGACAAAAATAACTCGGCTTTCTTGGttcttttttaagatttaaaaatatcatatttttttttcgtccacttaaaaaatttaataaaaatgtgatacGTACAAACATATTAATCGATCACGACTTCACGATTAACCACAAGTGTCAGTGTATCACTCACGAATCACGATTTAAGacattatacttaatacttaaataatatatcttaaatcgtggtgtCACTATATACCACAGATTTTAGATTCTTCAGAAGTACTGTTGGAAGTTGCCACTTGGAGATGGATTATTAGCACAGAACTGAACCGTGCTAAATATACTCCTAAGATTACTCTATGATACACTCTCTGGCTCGgcagttcatttttattttgtcataagtTATCATTTTAAACGGTTTTTATCTCTTTAATAATGAGAGATTTCGGGCGGGGGGGTGACCACTCAAATGCAGAATAACATTCCAAGAATAGACCAAAATAGTATCTTAATtgcattattttcaaaattaattataatgataattgttcgtatattattagttaatagttaatacttcaTATACTTTAATAGTATACTTACTACAAGCAATACTACTTACGAGctaataactgtaaataaaaatgactattattgtaataaccaAATATTATGCTCATAGGCTTAAGCACccttaattttaatgttagcACCCCGAATCCtatgattataacttatagtactACTACCTTAATATTtccataatacctacctaattgcatttattaaaaattcaaaaacagatttatttaattatttgtattaataaattaataatataatatatcaagtttACATCTGGATATATTAAACTGctatgacataataaaatataaatatattataatataatatcataatttatattttattgttgttgtgagattatgatataataaggaACCGGGAAATAATTGTTAAACTTATTGAAcatttacaacataaatataaattataacttataagattcaGCGTATCTAGTGTCAACGCAGACCGACCGCGACGATGGCACGACGTGCTCGTTTTCTCTAATTAGACCCGCAGTATAGGTAATTCCACAAAATaggattaaaatagttttgtagcTTAATTGCATTCCGTCCCGTTGGATTTGTGTGATTAccgatttgtattttgttaatatatatggTGTGGTACTGTTGGGGTGTGTGAGGGGCGAAGCGGGTCTGTTTCCTCCAAAAAAATTTTGGTGCTTAAGCCCCCCTGATATTTTTAGgtgatttgcgcctatgattatgcttctatattatattataattatcccGATAGAAACgtcttattttagatttttcctaAAAATCTCCCTACTTATATCGATCGGCTGTTCGGTCCGATAACCatcattattgtacatttgtgcCATATTTTAAGGTTTTACTTGATGGTGAACAAATTGGATTAAAAGTAAACTCCTCgagtttataattgttatttgataCCAAATAATGCAGTAATGcactgtaatattgttatatattattattcttacattccgtctgtttaattttaaagacgAACCGGAAGTGACCGCGGTTTCGAGATCTGGACGAATTATAAAGAGGTCTTCCAAGCTGCTTGGTTTTGAATCTTCGGATTTGCGTACGTAAAAAatcattgaataattaaaaacaaacctGTGTGTAAAAACGTGTATTTTACAAGCTGCTAACTATTTTCCAgcagaagaaaaagaaaaaacaccCAAGTCGTCAAAACAAAGTTCGAAAAGACAATCGGCCAACCACGAGCCACTTGATCAAgtcagtatattttatatttgcaaaTCTTTGCGTATTATAATGATGTCAATGTACCACGCGGAGGCGAACTGGTTATTTTTGGTCCCAagtgcaaaataaattaagagcctgtacattttttttaaacttactaCAACTAAGAAAGACTTCTACATTATAACAAGAGTAAAATTTAGAAAGGAACCAACAGTGGTCATCGTGGCTCGGGATGCAGTTCCAAATTTGTATTGTTAGCTTGAATATTAGAGCGAATTTGACCTATcatcaaacttaaatgtaagatcattatctgtgttctctcgttggtttttacgataatttaatttttaagtgaattatgagcatcttcaaatattaatattttacttctcATAactgacttaaaaattaaaacattgtaaaaaaccaacgagagaacacagataatgttcttatattTCAGTCAATTCCCTATAATATTGAAGCTAACAACACAACATTGGAACTGCTATATAGACATATTGATAGACATTTTGATATATAATGGGTTACTAAAACAAAGACAACTCATGTGGATGCAGTGTCCccttaaatgttaataaaaaataattgtccaTAATGATATAACACTTCTTATTTTTCTCAGTTTAATGAAGACGATAACAGTATGGAATTTTTAGAAGACCAACAACACACCGAAAGTGGCGAGTGGACCTTAGATATGAAGGATTGTGGTGAGTAagttacaataattacatacaGTAGGAATAATGTATGGTGGCCAAGCAGTGTTCGTATGGGGTCAAGCAATGTGCAAACAGTTCAGTCCCCATACGATGGtgccacaaaaaaaaacctacacacaattttacattaaaatgagCTGTTTGAAGTTTGCTATTATAGTTAACAAGTTTTCACTGCCTCTGCACTCGGCAGGTGTATTGTGCCTATTTACTCTGTTAATTTTAATGTCTTTTGCACTGTCGTTTTTACTATTGGCGTAGGTTGGGAATGACTCATACTGTTTTAAGTCAATGTACAGAGATTCAAATTGTGTACACACATAATAAGACATTAAACATTCATTAAAAGTTCTCCACATTTATATTGtgtctaattaaaaatttaaatctatgggctaaagcatattatattataattgttatttaaattgttatagatGACACTGAACCCAGCGGCACTTCTGTTTCAGTAGGAGAACACAATCAagtaaatttttgttttcttttgtttacagaatatagtgtataatacatttttttaatacatttttagtttatgtatgctctcaaaaatttaaacatgaaaGAGCCAGGGTTTGTGGCATACGCATTGTGGGCTAAAGAAGTCCGCAAGACTTTGATGAATGCTTATCCAAACTTTAGTAAGTTTCTATAATCTTTTAATTTCTgttacttgatttttaattatgaaacaaTTAATCAAGGTACATCACAAATTAACCAACAGCTCAGAGACATGTGGAAATCTGTACCAACTGAAGATAAAAGTGTAAGTCCCATTCAGGTTGCACCAAAGTCCATGTTAAGGCCGGGTCATGGCCTGTAGgtcacattttatttaaaacataacttttttatgagtaaatgtatatttgagggtacctctaataataaataattaagatatttatagAGGCTACAAAGTTTGAAATTGCCAGACCACGTTTTCTAAATCTTTGGCGCCACTGGACTTCCATTTAGTGAATTTATGAcatccaataatttatttttaattttgtagcgATGGGTACGCAAAGCCAAGAGATTATTAGAACGTGAAGGTTTGGTTGACAATAGTACAAATGACACAAAAATTACAGTAAAAAGACCAAGCGCAGAAATTATTGATACTTCAATAGATACTAGCAAAAAGTAAAtactatttaacataatatattagactAACCACCATAGCCAGGCTCAAAGTGAACGCTGACTTCAGAGATCCCTGTGGCCGTTTTTAATAAGTGATTATCAAACATATTCAATATTGgtgtgatttttaaaattgtaacctAACCGCAGCCATTAGCTGCATAGAAGAACAATACTACAAATCTGAGAACCCCTGgttccgataataattattttaactccaCCAGTCTACCTTTAGCGTTCACTTTTTTTGAGACGAACTATGAACATCTAACTGTcgattaattgtattgtttgaaATATGCAGAAATAAACCCAAATTAGAGCCGTTAAGATCAACACAGCCTATTGATGTGGCAGCTCATTTGGCTTTGCTAGGCGAATCGTTGGGCATAATTGGTCAAAGACTGAAAGAACATCAGGTGAGCTAATTTGTGTTATACTacctttaaaattgtttttctctcTTTTTGTCAACCATGTTTATATTGTGTGTTCAGGGCCAGATAGCTGTAAATGGAAGTGTATCGGTTCTTCTAGATTCTCTGTTATGTGCCTTGGGACCTCTACTATGTCTTACTCAACAAGTGACAGAAATTAATGTTAACTCCCAAGAAACAATGTCGAGACTCATGGACGATATAGCATATATAATGCCAGgtttataaagttaattaaactaattattggACTTTCctgtatgtacataatttttaccaattcatgatatgaaaaaacataaatgtttagaatgtaataactaatagctatcattgtacaaaatgtaaatattatatttatgtaacatattaagctttatttttttgtcaacttaaaattttttttttaattatagtacaaaacgtttatttatttttatattattatttttaaaccaccgaataaaaccaatataaaaatatcatatgaaTTAGTATTCTTATTTTCTTATTGCTTATTTAAATTTCTCACAAAATCTACAAAGAAAATAGTAcagaacaaataatatagtttgatcattatcaaaaatttaggtataatatgagaACATGAGGTTaaggtacttttaaaatatttaatatggtttaaaatgcagaaaacaactatatatattttttttcattattttgttacgttacaaataaacattaacacgcttttaaattaatttattctaaactCAACTAAAAGCATAAtaacacatcataatattatttataattaataatagttacttAACAAGTAATTATGAtacttatgataaattatgtcacTGTAAAAGTGAATTATTGgcattaactatatttttatatttacatacacaggtttgtacaaataaattacaattaaaataaatgcgaATGGTGTACTATTTGTTGTGGACATAATTGTAACAATCTATTAATTAAGTAgtcaaataaatcaatttatataaaaactccATTTTTAAAGGAtggaacaataaataaattatattatgttaattgaaaatgtataattcagaATTCTTGTAGTTACAAAAAGtagttaaatagtattattaataatataatatggtagttAGTACAATtaactagaaaaaataaatatgttaaattatttatggtcTAATTTaacaatcgttttttttttttgtttttacacagtaaataattaatatataacatacaagtACACATTTGGTTCATTAAGCACTTAAaggaataattgtataattatatagtatactataaacCAGTGGCGAGGTGTGAGTAAAAACTTGGGgagatgttgaaaaaaaaattaaaaaataaatcgggcataataacaatattattgatactcATATTTAGACATATCATACCAAAAATAAACCAACCATGATAAAGAGTTTTGCAGAGATCGATCACACAACATCGATAACTGAGTTAATAACGATTgcttaaaactaaaatacaaacGACGAGAAATGTCTCATAACGTAGTTATAACCTCCACCGGATTTCCATTTCCCCTTATACTCATTGTTTCTCATGAAGCTTCGCCACTGCTATTAACTATAAAGCATGATATTTTTACATGTATTTGACTTTCTGTGGTAGGAAAACTTAATAACTCTACCACATTAAATCTTATCAAACGAAACAaatcattctgtataatattaatgttatactattcaatgtctatatattatattacatagttaACAAAACTATACAAGTTAAACAATAagtggtaaaataaataaaaaaataatggtatatcTTTGAGTTTTATGAGAATAATTAATGACCTTACTGAGATATAAACAATATGAAGTGTtgaacactaaaaaaaaaagtagtatacatagtgaatatttataacataaatactgtataataaaccaaattaacattttaatgcaattaataatacataataaaaactgCCATGTTACAGTTTAAAAACGCTATTTCATAAGTTACAGCATAgatcaataaaacttttaattaattgtcATCATTTgtggaaaaataaacaatttgcaAATGTGAATAACATGAAATACTGGTTgctaattgtaaattaaaataaaattattttttaccgtttaaaaaaatataaacataattataacattaattaggCAGTATATTGGTTAAAATACAAGTTGTTTAAAGAATTGTAAAACCAGCAGATAGGAATTCTCCTCATGTTATTAACTATTGTGtatcataattgtattttatggtattatatacattaattttggtacatacataaattacataagACATTGTGTCTGTGTGactgtgtattataaatattatagaaaacattttacttacaAATCAAGTGCAgggaattttattttactactgtaaaaacataaaaacaataatttatcatatgaATTTAGTAATCAAAACCACCACTAACTTAAacctaaaaataccaaaatatttataagatatagAATCTTGTTTACTGTGACAGAGTAAATTAAATCAGATCAcccttttaaaagtaaatacaattgtattaatatatatatataattattattatttatctaaaagtaatatttaataaaagtaggTCATAATTAAGGTTCAAGcttaaatgcaattttaaattattgttggttaattatactgtatgttgtacaataaaaattgactttgcatatattttacaaaaaaagacATTTGACAAATTCAAGTAGTTTTAAGTGCAATAAATCCCGAACTCTAATCAATAATAaactcatttttaataataacaaatagttgttcaaaaactaaatttttttttgtcattctaTCTGTATTTTATTTGCTTTCATGTAATTATTCATGTAATTAATTTTGCTAACATTATTAGTGCAAAATGCCCTAAACCCTAGTCATCACATAAATTTTCTTTATTgatatatctataatctataaaatatctattgttaATTCtgcaactaaaattaaaaaactgttaaaatcacttttttaattattttaaattgtaccaaTACTTACCATATagcataagtaaatattaaaatgtgcatAATGATAAAAAGTATCTTGATAGTTgtcaattatcaaaatatattaatatcaaacataTACATTAATCTATGaaatcattatttgtattgaaaaattatggataacaaatactaaaataatatttattagtaagaAAAATTACTTaagttattaaagttattaaaaaagaaaacaaattggCAAACAATAACAAAGAATCTtgcttaaaatttgaattatagctaggcaaaaaaaattaatttactatcacagaaaatttattatatgaatcaTTGAGTGGTTTCCAAATAGttagatttaataaaacaaaacctatataataattaataatatgcattaaatatacTAAGTTATTCAAATCGTACATTCCATAAATAATGGTGATTATTTACAAACTAATAGATAGAATATTCTATATTTGACATTTGTTAAACGTAAAATTGTTATAACTGTGTATACTAATACACAGCAAGTTATGTACAgtatattcatacatattttaaattttaataaaaaaataagaaagaaaatataattacctaataaatgtCAAAGAATTTCATAAACTATTTTAgcttttgaaatgtttaacaTTGATTAAAAACTCATAAACAAAATTCTTGACATTCCAAACATTTAATCACAACAATTATACAACTCTTTGATGCATTCTATATTGAGTATTGAGTTCTTTTACAGGAAGTGGATGAGCTTCTGAATTGAATACCCATTTATCTAATGGAATTAGATTATCATCActgaataataggtataaatactagaacataataatttataaataagtacaattataattattttattttatttaaccagtaatcactaatcaataTTACATACTTTCAGAGTTTCTGCAAAAAAGTAACTCTGCTGAACATCATCTTTACTTGAATCTATTTGGTAAACATCTTTAATTCCACTGTATCCACCCGATACTCTACAGTGTTTTTCAAAAGCCTTGATACAATAaaaccaaaatgtattaaactatgTTGAATACTGAgactaataaataactattatcagTCGTTATGtttgaagaaataaaatagCTCTTACTTGCACGGCCTCCCATCCCCATTCTCGGTATTTGTTGTCATGAGTTAATCgccataaaacaaaatatgactCAACTGTTTCAGGCCgaagaatattgtatttttcagtGCCACGGACTGCAACTGCATCATAATTATCTGTAAATCTAAAAGCTTCAGGCCCTAATTTTGTAGCAGTTTTATCATAAGCTACATGACACGTTTCTGTTAAACTAGCTCCAAGATCAGTATAGTGTTTAGACGCATCACTGCCTAGAGTTTCACCAGCAAGTGCAAACATTCCACCTAAAATTTTGTATGCATAAGATCAATTTTGTATTAgatattgaatacaattatcAGCTCTAGTCAGAATCATCCATGTATTAAAAAGTGCTCAAAAATTTaagctattattgttataaagactttatagttcataaaattacatttagtaatattataacttaataaatatttagtctgGAAAAACAGTAATATTCTTTGAAATCTTAATAAGACATAAGAATGTTTaccaaatattacatataaaatctAAGTGTACAACACAAAACTGAGTGTTTAATAACCAGGCGTTAGGTAAAACCAACTAtcctattatatgtttattattatttaccggcAAAACACGATAAGTGGTCCATTTTATGTTCAAGTCTATCAAAACGCATGTCTGCTAAATATGTTAGTCCAGTAGAAGATGTTTGAACTAGGTTATCCATCACACTTGCCATGGCATCATCAAACATGTCACGTGCTATTAAATCTTTACCGTTAGATTGTATGTACGCTTTCaacaaatattcataaaaactaTCACCAAGGCCTCCGAGTGACACATGgcctaaaataatacaatgcaattataaatatgtttatcacGCATTATGTACAGGTAGATATGATAAATTTTAGtt
This portion of the Acyrthosiphon pisum isolate AL4f chromosome A1, pea_aphid_22Mar2018_4r6ur, whole genome shotgun sequence genome encodes:
- the LOC100165987 gene encoding HMG box-containing protein 4 isoform X1; this encodes MDREKGRKSDQKHPNEPEVTAVSRSGRIIKRSSKLLGFESSDLPEEKEKTPKSSKQSSKRQSANHEPLDQFNEDDNSMEFLEDQQHTESGEWTLDMKDCDDTEPSGTSVSVGEHNQFMYALKNLNMKEPGFVAYALWAKEVRKTLMNAYPNFSTSQINQQLRDMWKSVPTEDKSRWVRKAKRLLEREGLVDNSTNDTKITVKRPSAEIIDTSIDTSKKNKPKLEPLRSTQPIDVAAHLALLGESLGIIGQRLKEHQGQIAVNGSVSVLLDSLLCALGPLLCLTQQVTEINVNSQETMSRLMDDIAYIMPGL
- the LOC100165987 gene encoding HMG box-containing protein 4 isoform X2, with protein sequence MDREKGRKSDQKHPNEPEVTAVSRSGRIIKRSSKLLGFESSDLQEKEKTPKSSKQSSKRQSANHEPLDQFNEDDNSMEFLEDQQHTESGEWTLDMKDCDDTEPSGTSVSVGEHNQFMYALKNLNMKEPGFVAYALWAKEVRKTLMNAYPNFSTSQINQQLRDMWKSVPTEDKSRWVRKAKRLLEREGLVDNSTNDTKITVKRPSAEIIDTSIDTSKKNKPKLEPLRSTQPIDVAAHLALLGESLGIIGQRLKEHQGQIAVNGSVSVLLDSLLCALGPLLCLTQQVTEINVNSQETMSRLMDDIAYIMPGL